In Erinaceus europaeus chromosome 10, mEriEur2.1, whole genome shotgun sequence, one DNA window encodes the following:
- the MRPS2 gene encoding small ribosomal subunit protein uS2m isoform X2, with amino-acid sequence MRTGPPVSAMAPAAALRTVLGAGFRPASLGWRLLQGWRPPPRSRTLGSAPAPAPAPAPAASEPEGGSDPSDKIISEPLKHQDFFNVKELFSVRSLFDARVHLGHKAGCRHRFMEPYIFGSRLDQDIIDLEQTATHLQLALNFTAHVAYRKGIILFMSRNRQFSYLIEKTAQACGEYAHTRYFKGGLLTNASLLLGPGVRLPDLIIFLHTLNNVFEPHVAIRDAAKMNIPTVGIVDTNCNPCFLTYPIPGNDDSPPAIQLFCNLFRTVINRGKEKRRQVELLYRLQGQKQAEGQGPMDPPSLDIPARFEQVP; translated from the exons ATGCGCACAGGCCCACCCGTGTCAGCCATGGCGCCCGCCGCGGCCCTGCGAACTGTGCTGGGTGCAG GCTTCCGGCCCGCGTCGCTCGGATGGCGGCTCCTCCAGGGGTGGCGGCCCCCTCCCCGCAGCAGGACCCTCGGTagcgccccggccccggccccggccccggccccggcagCCAGCGAGCCCGAAGGCGGCAGCG ATCCCAGCGACAAGATCATCAGCGAGCCCCTCAAGCACCAAGACTTTTTCAATGTCAAGGAACTGTTTTCTGTGAGAAGTCTGTTCGATGCCCGGGTTCACCTCGGGCACAAGGCTGGCTGTCGCCATAG GTTTATGGAGCCATACATTTTCGGGAGCCGCCTGGATCAGGACATCATAGACCTGGAGCAGACTGCCACACACTTGCAGCTGGCCTTGAACTTCACCGCCCATGTGGCCTACCGCAAAGGCATCATCTTGTTCATGAGCCGTAACCGGCAGTTCTCATACCTGATTGAGAAAACAGCCCAGGCGTGTGGCGAGTATGCCCACACCCGCTACTTTAAGGGTGGCCTGCTGACCAACGCTTCCCTCCTCCTGGGCCCCGGGGTGCGCCTGCCGGACCTCATCATCTTCCTACACACACTCAACAATGTCTTTGAGCCCCACGTTGCCATCCGAGACGCAGCTAAGATGAATATCCCTACCGTGGGCATCGTTGATACCAACTGCAACCCCTGCTTCCTCACCTACCCCATCCCCGGCAACGATGACTCGCCCCCTGCCATCCAGCTCTTCTGCAACCTCTTCCGTACCGTCATCAACCGGGGCAAGGAGAAGCGGAGGCAGGTGGAGTTACTGTACCGGCTGCAGGGCCAGAAGCAGGCAGAGGGCCAGGGACCTATGGACCCACCTTCCTTGGACATTCCGGCCAGATTTGAACAAGTCCCATGA
- the MRPS2 gene encoding small ribosomal subunit protein uS2m isoform X1, which yields MQCPLSPQASGPRRSDGGSSRGGGPLPAAGPSVAPRPRPRPRPRQPASPKAAAEETRDGTGRGQSRGAGPLPPPPRPRVGEGVTAWCPLPRLDPSDKIISEPLKHQDFFNVKELFSVRSLFDARVHLGHKAGCRHRFMEPYIFGSRLDQDIIDLEQTATHLQLALNFTAHVAYRKGIILFMSRNRQFSYLIEKTAQACGEYAHTRYFKGGLLTNASLLLGPGVRLPDLIIFLHTLNNVFEPHVAIRDAAKMNIPTVGIVDTNCNPCFLTYPIPGNDDSPPAIQLFCNLFRTVINRGKEKRRQVELLYRLQGQKQAEGQGPMDPPSLDIPARFEQVP from the exons ATGCAGTGTCCACTCTCTCCCCAGGCTTCCGGCCCGCGTCGCTCGGATGGCGGCTCCTCCAGGGGTGGCGGCCCCCTCCCCGCAGCAGGACCCTCGGTagcgccccggccccggccccggccccggccccggcagCCAGCGAGCCCGAAGGCGGCAGCG GAGGAGACCAGGGATGGGACCGGCCGGGGGCAAAGCCGAGGCGCTgggcctctccccccccccccccgccccagggtAGGGGAGGGTGTCACAGCGTGGTGCCCCCTTCCCCGCCTAGATCCCAGCGACAAGATCATCAGCGAGCCCCTCAAGCACCAAGACTTTTTCAATGTCAAGGAACTGTTTTCTGTGAGAAGTCTGTTCGATGCCCGGGTTCACCTCGGGCACAAGGCTGGCTGTCGCCATAG GTTTATGGAGCCATACATTTTCGGGAGCCGCCTGGATCAGGACATCATAGACCTGGAGCAGACTGCCACACACTTGCAGCTGGCCTTGAACTTCACCGCCCATGTGGCCTACCGCAAAGGCATCATCTTGTTCATGAGCCGTAACCGGCAGTTCTCATACCTGATTGAGAAAACAGCCCAGGCGTGTGGCGAGTATGCCCACACCCGCTACTTTAAGGGTGGCCTGCTGACCAACGCTTCCCTCCTCCTGGGCCCCGGGGTGCGCCTGCCGGACCTCATCATCTTCCTACACACACTCAACAATGTCTTTGAGCCCCACGTTGCCATCCGAGACGCAGCTAAGATGAATATCCCTACCGTGGGCATCGTTGATACCAACTGCAACCCCTGCTTCCTCACCTACCCCATCCCCGGCAACGATGACTCGCCCCCTGCCATCCAGCTCTTCTGCAACCTCTTCCGTACCGTCATCAACCGGGGCAAGGAGAAGCGGAGGCAGGTGGAGTTACTGTACCGGCTGCAGGGCCAGAAGCAGGCAGAGGGCCAGGGACCTATGGACCCACCTTCCTTGGACATTCCGGCCAGATTTGAACAAGTCCCATGA